The genomic DNA TGTGTTATGAGATAAGACGaccattttgaaatctaaAACAGGGTCTTCTCTGACTCTACCAACGGAGACACCGAAACCAGCATCTCTGTTCCTGTCAAGCCTTGGTTGAGGTCTatcattttgttcaagaaCATGAATTGTTTGCTTTGGAGCAGAATGACAGCCCAATTTGTAAGCATCACAAACGTAGGTTTTCAAACAATCTTTAACTTGCTCCACGGAAGGTGCTGGTCTATTTTTAAATCTCAACGAGATACATTCGGTGTGACCGTCAGAAACGGCGACTCTGTTGCACTGAGCGGAAACCTTGATCTCTTCTGATGACAAAGCACGAATCTCCTTCTTGTCAGACGACAAATGACCTAAAATCTTTGTTGTTTCCCATTCAATCTTATCCTCTTCGCCACCAATGTAGGGAACAATGTTGTCAAGGACATCGATGCCTGGAATACCAGGTGAGAAACCTGCACCAGAGATAGCTTGTAGGGTAGTGGTAGTCAATGCATCAATTGGGCCGAACTTTTCAACCAATGGCTTCAAAGGTGCGACCAAACCTGCTGTTGAACAGTTTGAAATACAAACGATGAAACCTGACTTTTTACCATCTGCTTTTCTTGCTTCAATCATGTCCAAGTGTTCTGGGTTGACAATTGGGACGACCAATGGCACCTCTTGTGCTCTTCTATAATTTTTAGCGTTTGAGACGACCGCCAACCCAGCTTCAACGAATTCCTTTTCGATTGGTCCGGCGTAGTCAGCATCAAGCCCGGAGAAGACAATGTCACACTCTTTGAAAGCATCAGACTTACACTCGCTGACAACGATATTTTCGGCAAACTCAGGCAGCAAGTCGGTTTGCTTCCAGACGACCGCATCTATGTACTTTTTGCCTGCAGATCTCGAAGATGCACCTAGAACTTTCAGTTCGAAGTCAGGATGGTCAGCCAGCAGCAAAATAAAACGTTGACCCACTGCACCAGTGGCCCCAAGGACACCTGCGATTTTTCTTGCACACATTTCCACACTCGATTGATATGATAAGCCGAACGAAGTATGTTCCAATTGTAGACTGCCATCGTGCAATTATcccattttcttgattctCACATATtatcttgatttttcagAGACCACCGCTCTGCGTGAGTCAACATGAGCTGCACGGGAaaagaaagtgaaaaaaacgaaaaaatgAACGAGCCGGGTAAACACACTTGTCAAACGCATACGTAGTACACACTATAATATAATATACATGGTCGTTGTGCCGCTTATTCCTCGAAAGTTTTCTTTGTGCCTCCGGTGGCACTTTTGGTGACCGAGCCGGTCCCGTTGGCCTCGTCCGCCGACGACCCCTCTGTCGCAGCTGCCGCTGTGACGGTGACTGGTGCTTCGGCCAGTATCGTGGGTGGCAGCCCTTTGAAGTCCCTGTGCATTCTCTTGAGCTGTGACAGCGCAGCGCTGAGATTGACGTCTACATCTGTTGCATCCGGACCGTCTTTACTCGCGATGAACTCGTCTAGAAATAGCAAGACCTCATCCTTGGAGGCATGCTGTGGCTGCTGTAGAGCATGCACTACGACAGGAGTATTCAACGTGGTGGCAGCCACGAACCCGGGTCTCTTGCTTTTCAACATCCTGCTCTGTTCGCGATGCGATGAGTCGAGTGGATTGCAATGCCCATTGCAGAGAGCTCgttttcatatttttccGTCTCATCTGAAAGCAGTGTCCGAATCGACTGTCCGAATCGACTGTCCGGACTGCTTGTCCAACTGTCCGACTCCACTGTCCGGTGTCCGGCGCGCCCAGGTTCCGCGACACACCGCGACCCCGCCATCTGCTCGTGCCACGCTGCAGCCGTCAAGGCTCGCCAGAACGAACCCTCGCTCGCAGCTGCCTCACTACTACTCGACGTCCTCGAGGATCTCGCCTCCTCTCTCCCCTCGAGGTCCCCGGACCTTTTACGAGAAACAGAAGCTCAGCGGCTAAATCTCCCGATACCCACCGGGAGACTCCCAACGCGGCAGCCCGTGCTCTCGCCCTCTAGAGATCTCACCCGTCACCGAGAGTCCTGCGACCGCTGCACTACGCTACACTATGCAACTTCGGCGGCTACCGCCTCCGTGATAACACGACTCACTGCTACAACACACGTCCCGTGACGAAAACTCCACATGTCCTTTCTGCTGGGGGCATGTGCCACAGGCAGTTCAACAGCTGGCAAGAGGCCTTGAACGCATCACCGTCTACGAGTCTGATTCCCGCTGGCCTACAGCTTCACAGCTTCCTCTATTTGCCTTGCCAGCAATCACAGGGGGGCGAAGCACGCAACGTGGCAGCGCAAAGGGGCGCACAGCGAAAATCCACATCCGTGTAGCATGCTGTTGCTATAAtagaaaatggaaagaacGTTCCAGAACAATTATGTGTGTGCCGTGGACCGTGACGTGGACTGTGACGTGCTACAATGCGCTGTGACGCGACCCATTTGGGCTGTTTTCAGGGGTGTTTTCATGCGATTCGCAGGCCTGCATGTTAGGTTTCCCTTTCGGGGTCTGGTTCCGGTTTGCGGGCTGGTGGTTTCTGGGCTCAGGGTGGTCTGTGTGGTGGGCGCCCGGTAGGCTGCCGGGTCTCATTACGTCTTTCGTCCTGGGCAGGAACGTCCAGCTAGCAGCGGTGGTAGCCGGCCTCCAGAAGGGATGTGCTTGCAAGGAAGAACCCATGAAGGGCGATTACACGGGTCATACAGTCTGGCGACGAGCGGGAAAAGTATAAAAGAGAGGGCGTTTTGGTAGGTCCAGGGAGCAGCGTGAATGCCGGTGGAAGCGAGTGGCCGTAGCACAGAATATCTATAACTAGCACAAGTCAAGCGATGTCAAAGGTCTTTTTCGATGTTGAAGCCGATGGTCAACCATTAGGCCGTATCTCTTTCCAATTGTACAACGATGTTGTTCCTAAGACAGCAGAGAACTTCAGAGCTCTGTGCACCGGCGAAAAGGGATTCGGCTACGCCGGATCCCCTTTCCACCGTGTGATTCCAGATTTCATGCTGCAAGGTGGTGATTTCACCAACGGTAACGGTACCGGTGGTAAGTCCATCTACGGAGGTAAGTTCCCGGACGAGAACTTCGTCAAAAAGCACGAGAGACCAGGTTTGTTGTCCATGGCCAACGCGGGCCCAAACACCAACGGGTCGCAattcttcatcaccacCGTCCCATGCCCATGGTTGGACGGCAAACACGTTGTGTTCGGTGAAGTCATTGACGGTTTCGACATTGTCAAGAAGATTGAAACTCTAGGTTCTCCATCTGGTGCCACCAGAACGAAGCTTATCGTCTCCAAGTCTGGTGAATTGTAAGCAGGTCGATGAAGTGCGAGGCAATGCAGGGCTGCATAGCCTTTAGCCTAGTTAACGATTACTATCTAGATTATTTACGTATTCTAACCTCTTTTGACATGTGACTTCGCGGTTTCgacttgaaatttcattccCGGCGTGGTGATCGGTTACCCGGATACACGCTTTTCCCGCATCTGTTAACCGTGAACAAGCTAGacaaacagaaaaaaaaatgggtGGCTATTGATAGAGATGTTGGCAGTGCTCAGCTGGAGCACCGGGATCATATTGCTCACGCCACACAGCATTC from Zygotorulaspora mrakii chromosome 7, complete sequence includes the following:
- the HOM2 gene encoding aspartate-semialdehyde dehydrogenase (similar to Saccharomyces cerevisiae HOM2 (YDR158W); ancestral locus Anc_8.338), encoding MCARKIAGVLGATGAVGQRFILLLADHPDFELKVLGASSRSAGKKYIDAVVWKQTDLLPEFAENIVVSECKSDAFKECDIVFSGLDADYAGPIEKEFVEAGLAVVSNAKNYRRAQEVPLVVPIVNPEHLDMIEARKADGKKSGFIVCISNCSTAGLVAPLKPLVEKFGPIDALTTTTLQAISGAGFSPGIPGIDVLDNIVPYIGGEEDKIEWETTKILGHLSSDKKEIRALSSEEIKVSAQCNRVAVSDGHTECISLRFKNRPAPSVEQVKDCLKTYVCDAYKLGCHSAPKQTIHVLEQNDRPQPRLDRNRDAGFGVSVGRVREDPVLDFKMVVLSHNTVIGAAGAGILIAEILLAKKLI
- the RPA14 gene encoding DNA-directed RNA polymerase I subunit RPA14 (similar to Saccharomyces cerevisiae RPA14 (YDR156W); ancestral locus Anc_8.337); amino-acid sequence: MLKSKRPGFVAATTLNTPVVVHALQQPQHASKDEVLLFLDEFIASKDGPDATDVDVNLSAALSQLKRMHRDFKGLPPTILAEAPVTVTAAAATEGSSADEANGTGSVTKSATGGTKKTFEE
- the CPR1 gene encoding peptidylprolyl isomerase CPR1 (similar to Saccharomyces cerevisiae CPR1 (YDR155C); ancestral locus Anc_8.336), with the protein product MSKVFFDVEADGQPLGRISFQLYNDVVPKTAENFRALCTGEKGFGYAGSPFHRVIPDFMLQGGDFTNGNGTGGKSIYGGKFPDENFVKKHERPGLLSMANAGPNTNGSQFFITTVPCPWLDGKHVVFGEVIDGFDIVKKIETLGSPSGATRTKLIVSKSGEL